A single genomic interval of Lynx canadensis isolate LIC74 chromosome A2, mLynCan4.pri.v2, whole genome shotgun sequence harbors:
- the CCDC151 gene encoding coiled-coil domain-containing protein 151 isoform X2, which yields MTSPLCWGASTNVLHAQDQASTSSNVKSSPTRAKHRHPQGKGAAHAWPPLHSKAGPLHTGGGTSTVHAQVAELQKKIQLLEGDRKAFYESTQWTIKKNQKTINQLHEETRTLRLHLADLLQGDEKMVQAVIREWKSEKPYLKNRTGQALEYLEHQLREKVKQLDALRHQVGLQRKLLDELWLQYSLRELERAEAQSGNTEVAKTMRNLENRLEKARMKAEEAEHITRVYLQLKAHLQEESLHLENRLKFMEAEVVKTKRQLEELQVVDQEASKARDMAKNQLQGLEESVFRERKKRERHLSECKKRAEERKLQNQRLERKTQREHVLLQSEDLTQESLRAKEETLKRRWSMYQMEVLFGKVKEATGVADTHAVVRRFLAQGDTFTHLEALKSKNKQRLLTLKQEKQQLQREFEDLKYSGETRLVSEQKLQAELQERLEAEEQRRTEAQDELEHTIQSMQMTREGLEHLAGKMKHVAVDAGRFAGKVLDPKADDYLPALLGVVEEKLLKLQAQLESQDIAAMVHHLANREFYSILEGKLPRYNTRIALPLASHKDKFFDEEESEDEESNVATRAALKIRSQKLIESRRKKRSRSRKS from the exons ATGACGTCTCCCCTGTGCTGGGGTGCGTCAACCAACGTCCTGCATGCTCAGGACCAGGCTTCGACCTCCTCCAATGTCAAGAGCAGTCCAACTCGGGCCAAGCACCGCCACCCCCAAGGCAAGGGCGCTGCCCACGCCTGGCCCCCACTCCATTCCAAGGCGGGACCCCTCCACACCGGCGGGGGGACGTCCACTGTGCACGCGCAGGTGGCAGAGTTACAAAAGAAGATACAA CTTCTGGAG GGTGACCGGAAGGCCTTTTACGAGAGCACCCAGTGGACCATCAAGAAAAATCAGAAGACCATCAACCAGCTCCACGAGGAGACCAGGACGCTGCGCCTGCATTTGGCGGACCTGCTCCAG GGAGATGAGAAAATGGTCCAGGCAGTGATTCGGGAGTGGAAGTCAGAGAAGCCATACCTGAAGAACAGGACAGGCCAG gcCCTGGAGTACCTGGAGCACCAGCTGAGAGAGAAGGTGAAGCAGCTGGACGCCCTGCGGCACCAGGTGGGTTTGCAGCGGAAGTTGCTGGATGAGCTCTGGCTGCAGTACAGCCTACGCGAGCTGGAGCGGGCAGAGGCGCAAAGTGGCAACACGGAGGTGGCCAAG ACCATGCGGAACCTAGAGAACCGCCTGGAGAAGGCCCGGATGAAGGCGGAAGAGGCCGAACACATCACCAGAGTATACCTGCAGCTCAAGGCCCATCTCCAG gaggaGAGCCTTCACTTGGAAAACCGGCTGAAATTCATGGAGGCCGAGGTGGTGAAGACAAAACGTCAACTAGAAGAACTGCAGGTGGTGGACCAGGAGGCGTCCAAGGCCCGGGACATGGCCAAG AATCAGCTGCAGGGTTTGGAGGAGTCCGTGTTCCGAGAGCGCAAGAAGCGTGAGCGCCACTTATCCGAGTGCAAGAAGCGCGCGGAGGAGAGGAAGCTGCAGAACCAACGCTTGGAGCGCAAG ACCCAGCGCGAGCACGTGCTGCTGCAGTCCGAAGATTTGACCCAGGAGAGCCTGCGCGCCAAGGAGGAGACGCTGAAGCGGCGCTGGAGCATGTACCAGATGGAGGTGCTTTTCGGCAAGGTCAAGGAAGCCACCGGCGTGGCCGATACCCAC GCGGTGGTGAGGCGGTTCCTGGCACAGGGCGACACCTTCACGCATTTGGAGGCGCTCAAGAGCAAGAACAAGCAGAGGCTGCTGACGCTGAAGCAAGAGAAGCAGCAGTTGCAGCGAGAGTTCGAAGACCTCAAGTACTCGGGGGAGACCAGGCTGGTGAG CGAGCAGAAGCTGCAGGCTGAGTTGCAGGAGCGCCTCGAGGCTGAAGAGCAGCGGCGCACCGAGGCCCAGGATGAGCTGGAACACACCATTCAGTCCATGCAGATGACCAGGGAAGGCCTTGAACACCTGGCGGGCAAAATGAAACACGTCGCCGTG GACGCCGGCAGGTTCGCTGGAAAGGTGCTGGATCCCAAGGCAGATGACTATCTGCCAGCCCTGCTGGGCGTCGTGGAAGAAAAGCTGCTGAAGCTGCAGGCGCAACTCGAGAGCCAGGACATTGCCGCGATGGTGCACCACCTCGCCAACCGCGAG ttcTACTCCATCCTGGAGGGAAAGCTGCCCCGGTACAACACCCGCATCGCTCTGCCCCTTGCCAGTCACAAGGACAAGTTCTTCG ATGAAGAGGAGAGTGAGGATGAAGAGAGCAACGTGGCGACCCGTGCGGCGCTGAAGATCCGTTCCCAGAAATTAATTGAATCCCGCAGGAAGAAGCGCAGTCGTTCGAGGAAGTCCTAG
- the CCDC151 gene encoding coiled-coil domain-containing protein 151 isoform X1, translated as MTHEGDRKAFYESTQWTIKKNQKTINQLHEETRTLRLHLADLLQGDEKMVQAVIREWKSEKPYLKNRTGQQALEYLEHQLREKVKQLDALRHQVGLQRKLLDELWLQYSLRELERAEAQSGNTEVAKTMRNLENRLEKARMKAEEAEHITRVYLQLKAHLQEESLHLENRLKFMEAEVVKTKRQLEELQVVDQEASKARDMAKNQLQGLEESVFRERKKRERHLSECKKRAEERKLQNQRLERKTQREHVLLQSEDLTQESLRAKEETLKRRWSMYQMEVLFGKVKEATGVADTHAVVRRFLAQGDTFTHLEALKSKNKQRLLTLKQEKQQLQREFEDLKYSGETRLVSEQKLQAELQERLEAEEQRRTEAQDELEHTIQSMQMTREGLEHLAGKMKHVAVDAGRFAGKVLDPKADDYLPALLGVVEEKLLKLQAQLESQDIAAMVHHLANREFYSILEGKLPRYNTRIALPLASHKDKFFDEEESEDEESNVATRAALKIRSQKLIESRRKKRSRSRKS; from the exons ATGACTCATGAGGGTGACCGGAAGGCCTTTTACGAGAGCACCCAGTGGACCATCAAGAAAAATCAGAAGACCATCAACCAGCTCCACGAGGAGACCAGGACGCTGCGCCTGCATTTGGCGGACCTGCTCCAG GGAGATGAGAAAATGGTCCAGGCAGTGATTCGGGAGTGGAAGTCAGAGAAGCCATACCTGAAGAACAGGACAGGCCAG caggcCCTGGAGTACCTGGAGCACCAGCTGAGAGAGAAGGTGAAGCAGCTGGACGCCCTGCGGCACCAGGTGGGTTTGCAGCGGAAGTTGCTGGATGAGCTCTGGCTGCAGTACAGCCTACGCGAGCTGGAGCGGGCAGAGGCGCAAAGTGGCAACACGGAGGTGGCCAAG ACCATGCGGAACCTAGAGAACCGCCTGGAGAAGGCCCGGATGAAGGCGGAAGAGGCCGAACACATCACCAGAGTATACCTGCAGCTCAAGGCCCATCTCCAG gaggaGAGCCTTCACTTGGAAAACCGGCTGAAATTCATGGAGGCCGAGGTGGTGAAGACAAAACGTCAACTAGAAGAACTGCAGGTGGTGGACCAGGAGGCGTCCAAGGCCCGGGACATGGCCAAG AATCAGCTGCAGGGTTTGGAGGAGTCCGTGTTCCGAGAGCGCAAGAAGCGTGAGCGCCACTTATCCGAGTGCAAGAAGCGCGCGGAGGAGAGGAAGCTGCAGAACCAACGCTTGGAGCGCAAG ACCCAGCGCGAGCACGTGCTGCTGCAGTCCGAAGATTTGACCCAGGAGAGCCTGCGCGCCAAGGAGGAGACGCTGAAGCGGCGCTGGAGCATGTACCAGATGGAGGTGCTTTTCGGCAAGGTCAAGGAAGCCACCGGCGTGGCCGATACCCAC GCGGTGGTGAGGCGGTTCCTGGCACAGGGCGACACCTTCACGCATTTGGAGGCGCTCAAGAGCAAGAACAAGCAGAGGCTGCTGACGCTGAAGCAAGAGAAGCAGCAGTTGCAGCGAGAGTTCGAAGACCTCAAGTACTCGGGGGAGACCAGGCTGGTGAG CGAGCAGAAGCTGCAGGCTGAGTTGCAGGAGCGCCTCGAGGCTGAAGAGCAGCGGCGCACCGAGGCCCAGGATGAGCTGGAACACACCATTCAGTCCATGCAGATGACCAGGGAAGGCCTTGAACACCTGGCGGGCAAAATGAAACACGTCGCCGTG GACGCCGGCAGGTTCGCTGGAAAGGTGCTGGATCCCAAGGCAGATGACTATCTGCCAGCCCTGCTGGGCGTCGTGGAAGAAAAGCTGCTGAAGCTGCAGGCGCAACTCGAGAGCCAGGACATTGCCGCGATGGTGCACCACCTCGCCAACCGCGAG ttcTACTCCATCCTGGAGGGAAAGCTGCCCCGGTACAACACCCGCATCGCTCTGCCCCTTGCCAGTCACAAGGACAAGTTCTTCG ATGAAGAGGAGAGTGAGGATGAAGAGAGCAACGTGGCGACCCGTGCGGCGCTGAAGATCCGTTCCCAGAAATTAATTGAATCCCGCAGGAAGAAGCGCAGTCGTTCGAGGAAGTCCTAG
- the PRKCSH gene encoding LOW QUALITY PROTEIN: glucosidase 2 subunit beta (The sequence of the model RefSeq protein was modified relative to this genomic sequence to represent the inferred CDS: inserted 2 bases in 1 codon; deleted 3 bases in 2 codons) has translation MEPIPSSTCHSQHGTLESPFRAARPDVGSDESYTFPLSFFERNSWLQSRGARWILTFAPASSWGYSTSPQRLPPPPRRTSFRPASFRRDVLLLLLPLCWAVEVKRPRGVSLTNHHFYDESKPFTCLDGSATIPFDQVNDDYCDCKDGSDEPGTAACPNGSFHCTNTGYKPLYISSRWVNDGVCDCCDGTDEYNSGIVCENTCKEKGRKERETLQQMAEVTXEGFRLKKILIEDWKKAREEKQEKLAELQAGKKSLEDEVEVLRMAKEEAEKPEKEAKDRHQKRWEEQQAASKAQREQELAASAFQELDDNVDGWSQSLSCRPIQSWTQMVMGALSEGEAQALLGGDIQSDAAALLLTASGLPSGTSTVLRCCPPAPPPAPSEPDLTEPKEERPLVPSPPMEEEEEEEEEEEETEDEEEDEEEEEDSQVQGERPKEAPPPLVPPQPAASPPEEDKMPPYDEQTQAFIDAAQEARNKFEDAERSLRDMQESIRNLEQEISFDFGPNGEFAYLYSQCYELTTNEYVYRLCPFKLVSQKPKLGGSPTSLGTWGSWAGPDHDKFSAMKYEQGTGCWQGPNRSTTVRLLCGKETVVTSTTEPSAASNLMELMTPAACPVATSEQPTEGDHDEL, from the exons ATGGAG cccatcccctcctccacttgccaCTCCCAACATGGCACCCTCGAGTCGCCGTTCCGGGCCGCGCGGCCTGATGTCGGAAGTGACGAGTCCTACACATTTCCGCTTTCTTTTTTCGAGAGGAACAGTTGGCTGCAGAGCCGGGGGGCGCGGTGGATATTGACCTTTGCCCCGGCCTCGT CGTGGGGGTACAGCACATCTCCCCAGcggcttcctcctcccccccgccgAACCAGTTTCCGGCCTGCGAGCTTCCGGCGAGATgttctgttgctgctgctgccccTGTGCTGGGCCGTGGAGGTCAAGCGACCCCGGGGCGTCTCCCTCACCA ACCATCACTTCTACGACGAGTCCAAGCCTTTCacttgcctggatggctctgccACCATCCCTTTTGATCAGGTCAACGATGACTACTGTGACTGCAAGGATGGCTCAGATGAGCcag GCACCGCCGCCTGCCCCAATGGCAGTTTCCACTGCACCAACACTGGCTACAAGCCTCTGTACATCTCCTCCCGATGGGTCAACGATGGAGTTTGCG ACTGCTGTGACGGTACAGATGAATACAACAGCGGGATCGTCTGTGAGAATACTTGCAA AGAGAAGGGCcgtaaggagagagagactctacAGCAGATGGCAGAGGTCAC CGAGGGGTTCCGCTTGAAGAAGATTCTTATTGAAGACTGGAAGAAGGCTCGGGAGGAGAAGCAG GAGAAGCTCGCCGAGCTGCAGGCCGGAAAGAAGTCCCTGGAGGACGAGGTGGAGGTGCTGCGAATGGCGAAGGAGGAGGCTGAGAAGCCAGAGAAGGAGGCCAAGGACCGGCACCAGAAGCGGTGGGAAG AGCAGCAGGCTGCCTCCAAGGCCCAGCGGGAACAGGAGCTGGCA GCCAGTGCCTTCCAGGAGCTGGACGACAATGTGGATGGTT GGTCTCAGTCGCTGAGCTGCAGACCCATCCAGAGCTGGACACAGATGGTGATGGGGGCCCTGTCCGAAGGGGAGGCTCAG GCCCTTCTTGGGGGAGACATTCAAAGTGACGCTGCTGCCCTTCTATTGACCGCGTCTGGGCTGCCGTCAGGGACAAGTACCGTCCTG AGGTGCTGCCCACCGGCCCCCCCGCCCGCACCTTCGGAGCCTGACCTGACAGAGCCCAAGGAGGAGCGGCCTCTGGTGCCCTCACCACccatggaagaggaggaggaggaggaggaggaggaagaagagacgGAGGACGAAGAAGAGGacgaagaggaggaagaagattcCCAGGTGCAGGGGGAGCGGCCCaag gaggccCCGCCCCCACTGGTGCCCCCGCAGCCTGCAGCCAGCCCCCCCGAAGAGGACAAAATGCCACCCTACGACGAGCAGACGCAGGCCTTCATTGACG ccGCCCAGGAGGCCCGCAACAAGTTTGAGGACGCCGAGCGGTCCTTGAGGGACATGCAGGAGTCCATCAG GAACTTGGAGCAGGAGATTTCCTTTGACTTTGGCCCCAACGGAGAGTTCGCCTACCTGTACAGCCAGTGCTACGAGCTCACCACCAATGA GTACGTCTACCGGCTCTGCCCCTTCAAGCTCGTCTCACAGAAACCCAAACTCGGCGGCTCCCCCACCAGCCTCGG CACCTGGGGCTCGTGGGCTGGCCCCGACCACGACAAGTTCAGCGCCATGAAGTACGAGCAGGGGACGGGCTGCTGGCAGGGCCCCAACCGCTCCACCACT GTGCGCCTGCTGTGTGGCAAGGAGACGGTGGTGACCAGCACCACGGAGCCC TCCGCTGCGAGTAACCTCATGGAGCTGATGACGCCGGCCGCCTGCCCGGTAGCCACCTCCGAACAGCCCACCGAAGGCGACCACGACGAGCTCTAG